A part of Variovorax sp. HW608 genomic DNA contains:
- a CDS encoding Bug family tripartite tricarboxylate transporter substrate binding protein encodes MRLHDTRRRLIGALIGAALVAGIAHAQDRPPIRMVVPFGAGTTTDTVGRVVAEALGKNLQQPVIVDNRAGAGGSTGTDLVAKAAPDGRTLVMGTVGTHAINAALFTRLPYDPVRDFAPIAFIGYTPTLLVVAADSPIKSLNDLARAAAKPAGISFASAGNGTSGHLAGELLAQRLGGKMIHVPYKEGAVALTSVMASQVDFMFYHPAAVLPQIKAGKLRALGASGAVRSAAASDVPTLMEQGVADFDLVAWFMLYAPAATPAATLAQLRTAAGAALAQPEVMARLRDQGIEARKLRADELLPFNKSELAKWAGLVKRSGAQVD; translated from the coding sequence ATGAGGCTGCACGACACACGACGCCGGCTCATCGGCGCACTGATCGGCGCTGCACTGGTCGCCGGCATCGCGCACGCACAGGACCGCCCGCCGATCCGCATGGTCGTGCCCTTCGGCGCCGGCACCACGACCGACACCGTCGGCCGCGTCGTTGCCGAAGCCCTCGGCAAGAACCTGCAGCAGCCGGTGATCGTCGACAACCGCGCCGGCGCGGGCGGATCGACCGGCACCGACCTCGTCGCCAAGGCCGCGCCCGACGGCCGCACGCTGGTCATGGGCACGGTCGGCACGCATGCGATCAACGCGGCGCTCTTCACCCGGCTGCCCTACGACCCGGTGCGCGACTTCGCGCCCATCGCCTTCATCGGCTACACGCCGACGCTGCTGGTCGTTGCGGCCGATTCGCCGATCAAGTCGCTGAATGACCTGGCACGGGCCGCCGCGAAGCCGGCCGGCATCAGCTTCGCCTCGGCCGGCAACGGCACCTCGGGCCACCTCGCGGGCGAGCTGCTCGCGCAGCGGCTCGGCGGCAAGATGATCCACGTGCCCTACAAGGAGGGCGCGGTCGCGCTCACGAGCGTGATGGCCTCGCAGGTGGACTTCATGTTCTATCACCCGGCCGCGGTGCTGCCGCAGATCAAGGCCGGCAAGCTGCGCGCGCTCGGCGCAAGCGGCGCGGTGCGCAGCGCCGCCGCGAGCGACGTGCCTACGCTGATGGAGCAGGGCGTCGCCGATTTCGATCTGGTCGCGTGGTTCATGCTGTATGCCCCCGCCGCGACACCAGCGGCCACGCTCGCGCAACTGCGCACCGCGGCCGGCGCCGCGCTGGCCCAACCCGAGGTGATGGCGCGCCTGCGCGACCAGGGCATCGAAGCGCGCAAGCTGCGCGCCGACGAATTGCTGCCCTTCAACAAGTCCGAGCTCGCCAAGTGGGCCGGGCTGGTCAAGCGCTCCGGCGCACAGGTCGACTGA